The Pseudomonas fluorescens genome includes a window with the following:
- a CDS encoding pirin family protein produces the protein MLTLRKASDRGIARHGWLTSFHTFSFASYRDLNEQGFSDLLVINDDRVAAAKGFGQHPHRDMEIFSYVLEGALEHKDTLGTGSVIRPGDVQLMSAGSGVAHSEFNHSADEPVHFLQIWIVPNVSGATPRYQQEHFSSEQKRGRLQLIISPDGTDGSLQVRQDARVYAGLFDGEQSATLTLAPERYAYVHVARGAVELNGLPLQEGDGVRVREEQILTLSNGKDAEVLVFDLRPQELPQMP, from the coding sequence ATGCTGACCCTTCGCAAAGCTTCGGACCGCGGCATTGCCCGCCACGGCTGGCTGACCTCGTTCCACACCTTCTCGTTCGCCAGCTACCGCGACCTCAACGAACAAGGCTTCTCCGACCTGCTGGTCATCAACGATGACCGGGTCGCCGCCGCCAAGGGTTTCGGCCAGCATCCCCACCGGGACATGGAGATCTTTTCCTACGTGCTTGAAGGGGCCCTGGAACACAAGGACACCCTGGGCACAGGCTCGGTCATCCGCCCCGGTGACGTGCAGTTGATGAGCGCCGGCAGCGGCGTGGCCCACAGCGAGTTCAACCACAGTGCGGACGAGCCGGTGCACTTCCTGCAGATCTGGATCGTGCCCAACGTCAGTGGCGCCACGCCACGCTATCAACAGGAGCATTTCAGCAGCGAGCAGAAACGCGGTCGCCTGCAATTGATCATCTCCCCGGACGGCACCGACGGCTCGCTCCAGGTGCGCCAGGATGCACGGGTCTACGCCGGACTGTTCGATGGTGAGCAAAGCGCCACCCTGACCCTGGCGCCGGAACGCTATGCCTACGTGCACGTGGCACGAGGCGCTGTCGAGCTCAATGGCCTACCACTGCAGGAAGGTGATGGCGTGCGGGTGCGCGAGGAGCAAATCCTGACCTTGAGCAACGGCAAGGATGCCGAAGTGCTGGTGTTCGATCTGCGGCCTCAGGAACTGCCACAGATGCCCTGA